The segment attgttgaaaaagttttcaaaacatCTAAACGCAAATATCCAAAAATTATTCTAACATACAgaatgaaaaatttctaaagatttttttctacatttataCGTGCAAGAAGGTGATGGCTgcctttttttttcttccaaaaaAAAGTTACATATCTAgatgaagaaaaaattatacatatacattgctgaaaaaaagagagagagaaagagagtgaGAAAGCTACAAATAGAGTACATGACAAAACAAAGTGTGAGACAAAGAGCcgctattattaaaaaactaaagaaaaacggAATAgggaattaaaagaaaaaatcgaaCAAACGTTAAAAAAAGTGACAAATCGAAACGAAAAGGAATGAAAAACTTGACAAAACCAGGAAGAACAAGCAGCAGCAAAATTTATTACAgaagtgaaaaaatttttatacgtGAAATTGTGTGaagttaatgaaaaaaatcaaaaaaagtgcaacttaaagcaaattaaaataaaagaaatttaagcaaaaggtaaaaacttaaaaaagttaaaagttttaaagctAAACGAAAAAGTAGAAACCAAAGGTGGtggtaaaaaaaacaagtgaattaaaattatacaaacgaatgaaaacttaaaatgaaattatgaaaTCTAAAGCCaggtttttgtgaaaaaagagttaatttaaatatattaaaacaaaaggaaaaagtaATCATAAAGGGTGAGctttttaagtgaaataatggatagAATTATTACTAAATGTATAAgaattttttccataattttttttcttttgccaaaaaatatccttgaaaattttctatagtgaAAGAggagaagaaaaaaactctGCAAGAGAGACGTATGATTTTgtaggaaaagaaaaaaacaatttctttacttAATATAGCAAAACAAATAAGAGTGAAAGGGATAGCTAgagacaaaacaaattaaaaggaaaatgtgttataaatgttttaaacaaaaaatacaactctgtaTAACAATTAGACTTTGGCacttgtgtgtttttttatgtgtTGTTTTTAGCAAGTGTATGTCACCAACAGTGATGacaatttctttttaacattgaaaCATGTTACAAAAAAACCGCTAGAAAACATTAAAGATTAGACTATGTTATAGAGTtatctatatattagactatagaatggattaTATAGtcgactacagagtagactagaTTATGCACTATAGTATAGACAAGATCAGAAATCTGTTTTCAGCTAAACGCTAAAACTCATGTTCTGCTATCTTTTGCCAGGAAAAACGTTAAATTAGCAACAGTGTTTATTAATAAAGCAAAGAAGAATAGAAAGGAAACCAAGTgagaaaagaaacaattttaaagaaaattttaataaaaatgtgttaaattatttaatataaaagtttattcaaagaaatttattgcaaataactttaatcatttgaaaaatttactaaatgaagccattttttattaattttaagtgtGCTGCTTTTTCTTCTGCCAGCGTTGCTTTATTTGGgttcttttttctatttctaccaacaaaaatttgttcccttttttacttttattgcgtcttaatttttttatatttgtgctaaattttaatctatctattatttgttgttagtttttggtgttaaaaaacttataaacacattttttttttgtaattttaatttttctttgataTAAACttggagttttttttcttttaaacaacttttttttaattctcttttctGTTGTAATTGTTCTAAGTGCAACAGAGATGACTGCTctgttaaatattgttattaactgttataaaattgtttttgtatgcaaactgctgtcatttttttcatctttcactaatttgtcataaaaaaattgttataatcgtgagttttaattattaattattaaataaaatttataatattgagTGTCTTTGTGAAgtgtaaaatactttaaaagtttaataatagTAGACTTTTGGAAAATGATACCAGTCTTAATATGAAGGTGAACAACGCCACTTTATCTAGCTTGGAAAACACTAGGAAACAATTCTACAGGTTAAAATTGTTTCGATAAACatattataaagcttttttaaacattcttcTTTCTCAACTAATCGctcatatttcatatttaaactaTTAGCATAAACTCTTGCAGGCATTGTGTGAAATCACCCTCCCACACTAATGCTAAGAGGAATACAACTGACCGGTTACTTTTGTATCCTACTAacttaaaaacactttatttcgttattttaacaggattactttttattaacaCTGCAATTCTATTGACTAATAACACATCCTTTAGCGTAAGACGCTTACATCGCCGCCCACTAAGGAACTTTAAATCTTAATCTTTTACAACCACTGGCTTTTCCTTATGTTTTCAACTACCTTAAGGAGCTCctcattttattataatataactTCTTTTCTTATTAGTAGCACATTTTCACACGTTACCTTATTTATTGTTTACTTGTTATGGAGGtttcttaacaaattaatatttaaatcaatatggcgtattgcaaatttatttaactattttttttaccatTTCTTTCTAATCTTAtcaataaattaacttttttttgtatgCTAAGCTAATAGACTACCGGGCGTTGttggtaataaaaaaattagttaatattatatttctatagaaatagggAAAGTGTAGGTGTTTATTATAGGGAATAAAAGGGAtctagtagtttttttttatgtaggtttgtaaagaaaaataagtatttaatagattaaagtataaaataatcagataaagtttaaagaaattaaaaatctaaatagaCTAGAGTAATCAGAATACTAAAGAATTGTCCATAGACTAAattacagaatagtctatagactagactaaatattagtttatagactagactcaagagtagtctatagactagactatagagtagtctatagactagactaaagagtagtctatagactagactaaagagtagtctatagactagactaaggagtagtctatagactagactatagagtggcttaagactagactatagagtagcctaaagactaaactataaagtagcctatatactagattataaagtagtatatagactagagtatagagtagtctatacactagaatacagagtagtctatagactatagaaaagtatatagactagactatagactagactatagaacagtctatagactagactatataatagtctatagactagactatagagtagtctgtagattagactataaagtagtctatagactagactgtagagtagtttatagactagactattgagttgtccattgactagactatagaacagtatagaACCTAGAacggattagactatagagtagtctagagactagactagattagtctatagactagtctatagactagtcaatagactagtcaatagactagactatagagtagtctatagattaNNNNNNNNNNNNNNNNNNNNNNNNNNNNNNNNNNNNNNNNNNNNNNNNNNNNNNNNNNNNNNNNNNNNNNNNNNNNNNNNNNNNNNNNNNNNNNNNNNNNtatagactagactatagactagactatagactagactatagactagactatagactagactaaagactagactatagactagactatagactagactataaactagaccatagactagactataaactagactatagactacactataaacttgactatagactagactctataatatactattgactagactttagactattctaaatCCCATTCTGGGCTCTAAACTATTCTACTGACTAGActacaatctagactatagactaaactatatccACTCCAATCAGACTACGAGTTTGCCATTTGTTGGTGACTCGCTGTTTCTTAAGTAATTTGTATATTACTATGTATAGGGTACCGATTACTCATAAACACTAACAACAAATAGAGATAATAAACTGACTACTTAATCACTACTCTTCAGTTTATTCTCTACAATACGAAAATACTGATAAGAACTGCTCTTTTAGTTGGTAAACAGAGAAAAATTAACCGAAACTTTAGCTATGGTTTGTTTATAGTGAgagataacatttttttttaaataagagcAAACGCAAGTATTTAgcaatagttttttaataatttaactaaaCTAATTAATAGACAAGGCATCTGCTAAAGATGAGCAGTAGTTGTTGAACGCGGTTTTGGGAAAGACgtttaaaaagaattatttgaaaaaaaaacggaaaataaATCTAATGAATTAATATTATCTAAACGTTGCATCATGAAGAGCAGTGTAATTAGTATTCTAGTGAGCATCGCCTGTTGTGCGGTTATACAATGTCAGGCGGCCCGCATATTGGGAGTATTTCCCTCACCCTCTAAGTCGCATGTTTTAATACATTGTGCTGTAGCAGATGCTTTAGCCGAGGCAGGGCATGAGGTCACGGTCATTGCCACCGTAcccaatatgttaaaaaaagctaaatacAATTTCCTACATGTTGAAGGTCCCATGTTCGATAGTAACTTTGCTCAGGAAATGCTTAATAAACCTGCctcaatttatagaaaattcaatggcATTATCTCGCATGTCATTGATATGGCCAATGTCACCATGAATCAGCCAAAAATTCACAATTTTCTACAGACTCATAAGGCGGGTGATTTTGATGCTGTTATTTTGGGTTATTTTATGAATGATTTTATGCTGGGCTTTGGGGCACACTTTCAGTGTCCCATTATTCTATCGTTTATGGTGCAACCGATATTTCCGATTAACAAAATGATCGGTAATCCTTTGGAGGCTTCATATGTACCCACTTTGTATAGTGGCTATAAGCAACCTATGGATTTTGCTAGCAGAGTAAAAAACTTTTTGGCCAATGGTTTTGAGCATCTGGTATTGGGAAATCTGATGCAAAGGAAACTTGAAACGATGTATGGGTAAGTGAAGATAAAGAACATTTAGTTATTATATAGAATCTACTATTAGCTAAAGGGTCGAAATAAGGGAAGTTTGATTTCCAAACTTCCTAAAGATCCATCTACTAGCTAAACTAAAGGAGCTAGAGTTAAAAGAATGATTTCTGGTGAAACTAGAAACACTAAGGCCAATAGAATGCACATCTACGATCACTTTTAGGATCGATTATCTTAACCCCCTTAATACTAAAAGATCAAGAGTAAATTCAAACATATGTTAATATAATGAGAGTAATAACTTCTTATCATGAAAATGAAAGCGATGCGTTATCTCTTGCTTAAACTAAAATAACCACAAATGACTGGCTGCATTTTTCCATCAGTCTTTCTTTAAATCCAATTAAAATCGTGCTACTAATggaattttacattaaatgaaATGTACTCTTCTTTCGCCTACATCTTCATAATCATTCTAAATCTTTGGAATTACACACAGGCTGCAAGTATTTTGGGTATTTTCCCAACACCTTTCAAATCACATCTTATCATACATTCTGCTATTGCTGAGACATTAGCTGCTGCAGGTCATAATGTCATCATTATGGGTTCATTTTCTAATGTCATGCCTCAGGCTAAATACCAGTATATACACTTAGAAGGCAAACAACTGGATGGAAACTTTGTAACAAAGACAATAGAGACTGCAGAGTCCACGCACAAAAAGTTTAACCATATGATCGGTGTGGCCATGAAAAGTGCCAATAATAGTTTAAATCATCCAAAAATGAAAGAGTTTTTGAACCAACATCAAGCGGGTGATTTCGATCTTGTGATATTGGGTTATTTTATGAATGATTTTTTATTGGGTTTAGGGGCTCATTTTCAATGTCCCATTATTATATCGTTTATTATAAGACCCATATTTGCTATAGATACTATAGTGGGAAATCCAGAAGAGCCCGCATATGTACCCACTTTGTTTAGTAATCTTAAGGAACCCTTGGATTTTGGGGATAGAGTAAAGAATTACTTGGCCAACTTTGTTGAGCACAATATAATGGAAAGGGCAATGAGGAGGAAAATGCAGGAAATGTATAGGTGAGTGAAAGAAATCATATGAAAcgtaagaaaatattattttagaactagaacaaaactagaacagaacaaaactagaacagaactagaacagaacaagagctgaactagaacagaactggaacaaaactagaacagaactagaacagaactagaacagaactagaacagaactagaacagaactagaacagaactagaacagaactagaacagaactagaacagaactagaacagaactagatcagaacaagaacacaactagaacagaactaaaatagaactagaaaggaactaaaacagaactagaacaaaattagaacagaactagaacaacactagaacagaagtagaatataaccagaacagaactagaacaaaacttgaacagaacaagaacagaactagaacagaactagaacagaactagaacagaactagaacagaactagaacagaactagaacagaactagaacagaactagaacNNNNNNNNNNNNNNNNNNNNNNNNNNNNNNNNNNNNNNNNNNNNNNNNNNNNNNNNNNNNNNNNNNNNNNNNNNNNNNNNNNNNNNNNNNNNNNNNNNNNtatagtctagtctatagtctagtctatagtctagtctatagtctagtctatagtctagtctatagtctagtctatagtctagtctatagtctagtctatagtcttataggctagtctatattcatgtctttagtctagtttaaagtctagtctatagtttagcttatagtctcgtctttagtctagtcaattgtctagtctatggtcatgtctatagactagtcattagactattctataaactagtctatagtcgtgtctatagacttgtctatagtcctttatagtctaggctagtCATAGTTTTTATAgattatacatttttacaaaatttaatttttttattaaaatttatttaaacaaatattttttcactttttaaaaaagtttccttATATAAACTACTAAAGCGGTCTGggttcattataaaatattgatattttaactatttttgtttcttgCTCTTGGACACCTTCTTGGTGGCGGCCTTAGTGGCTCCTTTGCCACGACAGCACAGCAGCTTACACAAACCCACTAAAAGAGCAACAACACCTAGAATTATACTCAATAGGAAGGCAATAACATCCAGCGAATACAATTGCCACCAGGTCATATTTATGGCAGGCGACTGCATATGTTTGGCACCATTATGTCTAATAACATAATCCACCCAGTAACGCACCAACTGGCGAGGAGTCATGGGTCTATCACGATATAATTCCGAGAATTTTCGTACATTTTGGGTGTAAGAAGGATTTTCCAAAACCTCAACTACAGCTTGTCTAAAGGCTTCCTCACTAAAACGTGCATACTCCAAACCGAGACCAAAACCAGACTTCACGACATTGGCTATATTTGAGTGTTGATCACCAAAGAAGGGTATACCGACCATGGGTACACCATGATATTGAGATTCTACCACACTGCCCATACCACCATGAGTTATGAACAGTTTGACTTTAGGATGAGCCAAGATATCATCTTGAGGCAACCAAGAGCgataaatcatatttttcgaTTGACCCGGGAAATCAGAATCACCCCATTTAAGTAGAACGGTATAGGGTAGTTTAGAGAGaacattaaaaatcattttagcTTTGTCCTTAGAGAGATTAGAACCCTGGACATTGGTACCCAGACTAAAGAAAATGACACCTTTATCGGATGACTCAATAATTTCAGCTAAATCTTGTGGTAAAGGATCgggtttttctttaatacattGGGTCTTATGGGACCCTGGCTAAAGTGATGATTGGTTAAGACTAGAGAAACGTTTTTGTAGACCTCTTCCAGGGGGGGATAACGATCGGCGGGGAAGTTGTATctagaaagagaaaaaattgttttaatataaagaaaaaagtttagcATATGTTAAgggtgtttgtttttttaattataaaaagtttagtATACTTTAGGGGATGTAGAAGAAATCTTATTCGCTGCAGTAGTTAAAGGGTTgaacataaatttttcttttgaaattagtttgtttttaagcATTTGAcctttgtatttaatttgtaaacaatttatttacgtttgataagcttttaaaattgtttaaacaaattttttcacattttatttgtttaacaacaatatgtttaataacaatttgtttaactCATAGTCGTGTgttgaaaaatgtattaatatttcttaatattgcTGATTCATTATGACTTAAAAGTGGAAAGAAACACGTTCGAAATTTTAACAggaaaacaaaatgtatttaaacatgACTTGAttttttaatgagaacttaGTGAC is part of the Lucilia cuprina isolate Lc7/37 chromosome 3, ASM2204524v1, whole genome shotgun sequence genome and harbors:
- the LOC124418449 gene encoding UDP-glycosyltransferase UGT5-like, with product MKSSVISILVSIACCAVIQCQAARILGVFPSPSKSHVLIHCAVADALAEAGHEVTVIATVPNMLKKAKYNFLHVEGPMFDSNFAQEMLNKPASIYRKFNGIISHVIDMANVTMNQPKIHNFLQTHKAGDFDAVILGYFMNDFMLGFGAHFQCPIILSFMVQPIFPINKMIGNPLEASYVPTLYSGYKQPMDFASRVKNFLANGFEHLVLGNLMQRKLETMYG
- the LOC124418738 gene encoding UDP-glucosyltransferase 2-like gives rise to the protein MYSSFAYIFIIILNLWNYTQAASILGIFPTPFKSHLIIHSAIAETLAAAGHNVIIMGSFSNVMPQAKYQYIHLEGKQLDGNFVTKTIETAESTHKKFNHMIGVAMKSANNSLNHPKMKEFLNQHQAGDFDLVILGYFMNDFLLGLGAHFQCPIIISFIIRPIFAIDTIVGNPEEPAYVPTLFSNLKEPLDFGDRVKNYLANFVEHNIMERAMRRKMQEMYR